The following nucleotide sequence is from bacterium.
CCGGCGCCTCGAGCAGGCGGGAACCGCCCTGTCGGTCGGGCTGTTCGCCCTCGTCCTGCTCCTGCTGCACCACGAGCTGCGCCAGTACCACTGGCACGAGATCGTGGCCGAGGTGCGCGCCGTGCCGTGGGCGCGCTTCGCGCTCGCGCTCGCGGCCGGCGCCGTGTCCTACGTCCTCCTCACCGGCTACGACGTCCTTGCGCTGCGCTGGATCCGGCGCCCGCTGCCGTACCGGCGCACCGCCTTCGCGTCGTTCGTCGCCTACGTCGTCAGCCACAACATCGGACCCGCGTTCCTCGGCGCCAGCGCGATCCGGCTGCGGCTCTACGGCGCCTTCGGGCTGTCGGCGGCCGACATCGGCGCCGTCGTCGTCTTCACGAGCCTGACGTTCTGGATGGGCTTCCTGCCCATCGCCGGCGTCGCGCTGCTGCTCGAGGGGCTGCCGGGGTCGGTCGTGCCGCTCGTCGCCAGCCGCGTCCTCGGGACGGTGCTGCTGCTCGCGTTCGTGCTCTACCTCGGTGCGTGCGCGGTGGTGCGGGCGCCGCTGCGCTGGCGTACCTACGAGCTGCGGCTGCCCTCGCTGCGCATGGCCGCGGCCCAGGTCGTGCTCTCGTGCGCCGACTGGATCGCGGCGGCGGCGGTGCTCTGGGTGCTGCTGCCGGCGGGGGTGGCGCCGTCGTTCATGGCGCTGCTCGGCGCCTTCGTGCTGGCGCAGCTGGCCGGGCTCCTGAGCCACGTGCCGGGCGGGCTCGGCGTCTTCGAGTCGAGCCTGCTCTTCCTCCTCGGCGACGCGGCGGCGAGCCCGGCCGTGCTGGCGAGCCTGGTCGTCTATCGCGTCGCCTACTACCTGATCCCGCTGGCCGTCGGCGTGCTGCTCCTCGGCATCCACGAGGCGCGGCCGTACGCCGGCGCCGTGCGACGCGTGGGAGGGGCGCTCGGCACCGCGGCGTCGGCGCTGGTTCCGCCGACGCTCGCGGCGGCGACCTTCATGGTCGGTGCGGTGCTGGTCGCGACGGGCGCGCTGCCGACGACGCACGGCCGGCTCGAGGTGCTCGGCGCCCACGTGCCGCTGCCGGTCGTCGAGCTCTCCCACCTCGCGGCGAGCGTCGTCGGCGTGCTCCTCATGCTGCTCGCGCGCGGGCTCCAGCAGCGGCTCGACGTCGCCTGGAGCCTCACGGTCGGCCTTCTCGCCGCGGGCGTCGTCACGGCGCTCCTGCGTGCGCTCGACTGGGAGACGGCGCTCGCGCTGGCGCTCGTCCTCGGCGCCCTGCTGCCATGCCATCGGCGCTTCCACCGCCGGGCCGCGCTGCGCGCCGAGACCCTGACGCGCCCGTGGCTGGTCGCGGTGGCGCTGGTGGTCGTCGGGACCGGCTGGCTGCTCCTCGTCGCCTGGCGCCACGTCGAGTACGCGCACGACCTCTGGTGGCAGTTCGCGTTCGACGCCGGCGCGTCGCGGGCGCTGCGCGCCTCGGTGGCGGCGGCGATGACGCTCCTCGTGTGGGGCGGGCTGCGCCTGCTGCGCCCCGCCGGCATGCCCGCGCCGGTGGCGGCGGCGGACGAGGCGGAGCGCGTGCGGGCGGTGGTGCGCACGTCGCGGGCGCCCGACGCCCATCTCGCGCTGCTCGGCGACAAGCGCTTCTGCTGGAACGAGCGCGGCGACGGCTTCGTCATGTACGCGGCGTCGGGCCGCACGCTGGTCGCGATGGGCGACCCGGTGGCGCCGCGCGGCGACGCGCGCGAGCTGGCGTGGCGCTTTCGCGACCTCTGCGACCGGCACGGTGCCCTGCCGGCGTTCTACGAGGTCGGGCCGGCGCTGCTCCCCGTCTACCTCGAGCTCGGCCTCGCCCTGCAGAAGCTCGGCGAGTTCGCGCGCGTCGACCTCGCCGCGTTCGGGCTCGAAGGCGGCGCGCGCAAGAGCCTGCGCACGACCTACAACCGCCTGAGGCGCGACGGCTGCACCTTCGAGATCGTCGCGCCCGACGCCGTGCCGGCGCTGCTGCCCGCGCTGCGCGAGGTGTCCGACGCGTGGCTCACGTCGAAGCGGACGCGCGAGAAGAGCTTCTCCCTCGGCCGCTTCGACGAGCGCTATCTGGCGCAGCTCCCGCACGCGCTCGTGCACCATCAGGGCCGGCTGGTCGCGTTCGCGACGCTGTGGCAGGGCGCCGATCGGCACGAGGTGTCGGTCGATCTCATGCGCCATCGGCCCGACGGCCCGCCGAGCCTCATGGACTTCCTCTTCACCGAGCTGCTGCTGTGGGCGAAGGCGGACGGCTGGCGCTGGTTCGCGTTCGGCATGGCGCCGCTCTCCGGGCTCGAGGCGCGCCGGCTCGCGCCGCTGTGGACGCGCGCCGGCGCGTACCTGTTCCGCCACGGCGCGCAGGTCTACAACTTCCAGGGCCTGCGCCAGTACAAGGAGAAGTTCGATCCGGTATGGGAGCCGCGCTACCTGGCGTCGCCCGGCGGGCTGGCGCTGCCGCGGGTCCTCACCGACGTCGCGACGCTGGTCTCGGGCGGCATCACGGGCGTGGTGGCGCGATGATCCGGCGCGCGGCGTTCGCCGCGACGCTCGCGGTGACGCTCCTCTCCTGCGGCCCGCCGTCGCAGCTCGAGCTGGCGCCGTTCGGGGCCGTCGCGCTGTGGATGCCGTCGAGCCCGGCGCGGCGCGTGGTGCTGCTGGTCTCGGACGACGCCGGGTTCGGGCCGGGGCTGGCGGAGACGGCGCGCAAGCTCGCCGCCCGCGGCGCCGCGGTCGTCGGCATCGATCTGCCGTCGTACCGCCGGGGGCTCCGAGACACGCCCGGCGACGCGGCCTGGATCGCCGCCGACCTCGAGGTGCTGAGCCAGGTGGTGCAGCGGGCGTTGCGGCTGCCGGCGTACCGCCGGCCGGTGCTGGTCGGGATCGGCGCCGGCGGCGCCTTCGTCTACGCGGCGGTGGCGCAGGGCAATCCCGGCATGTTCGCCGGCGCGGTCAGCGTCGGCTTCTGCCCGACGCTCTCCCTGCCGCGCCGCC
It contains:
- the mprF gene encoding bifunctional lysylphosphatidylglycerol flippase/synthetase MprF translates to MTRRLEQAGTALSVGLFALVLLLLHHELRQYHWHEIVAEVRAVPWARFALALAAGAVSYVLLTGYDVLALRWIRRPLPYRRTAFASFVAYVVSHNIGPAFLGASAIRLRLYGAFGLSAADIGAVVVFTSLTFWMGFLPIAGVALLLEGLPGSVVPLVASRVLGTVLLLAFVLYLGACAVVRAPLRWRTYELRLPSLRMAAAQVVLSCADWIAAAAVLWVLLPAGVAPSFMALLGAFVLAQLAGLLSHVPGGLGVFESSLLFLLGDAAASPAVLASLVVYRVAYYLIPLAVGVLLLGIHEARPYAGAVRRVGGALGTAASALVPPTLAAATFMVGAVLVATGALPTTHGRLEVLGAHVPLPVVELSHLAASVVGVLLMLLARGLQQRLDVAWSLTVGLLAAGVVTALLRALDWETALALALVLGALLPCHRRFHRRAALRAETLTRPWLVAVALVVVGTGWLLLVAWRHVEYAHDLWWQFAFDAGASRALRASVAAAMTLLVWGGLRLLRPAGMPAPVAAADEAERVRAVVRTSRAPDAHLALLGDKRFCWNERGDGFVMYAASGRTLVAMGDPVAPRGDARELAWRFRDLCDRHGALPAFYEVGPALLPVYLELGLALQKLGEFARVDLAAFGLEGGARKSLRTTYNRLRRDGCTFEIVAPDAVPALLPALREVSDAWLTSKRTREKSFSLGRFDERYLAQLPHALVHHQGRLVAFATLWQGADRHEVSVDLMRHRPDGPPSLMDFLFTELLLWAKADGWRWFAFGMAPLSGLEARRLAPLWTRAGAYLFRHGAQVYNFQGLRQYKEKFDPVWEPRYLASPGGLALPRVLTDVATLVSGGITGVVAR